Part of the Etheostoma cragini isolate CJK2018 unplaced genomic scaffold, CSU_Ecrag_1.0 ScbMSFa_2707, whole genome shotgun sequence genome is shown below.
ATTCTTTACAGAGGGGGGAAGTCCATAATtcctcatgtgttcattcatagttctgatgcttcAGAGATAATCTACAATGAAGATAAAAGATCTCATTGGAGGAGAAGGTGGAGTTACTCTtgtattgtgtctgtgtgtgtgtgtatatatacacacacacacagacagagagagagatatatgtACACATAGCGAATACAGCGGTTATTAACCATTTTAGTTCTTTATTTTCGGTATTAAAAGGATTCATTAAAAGTTCCTCAGAGGAAATTCAACAGTTGAAGCATCTTTAACTTTATTTGGTCCCGTGAGCAGCAGCAGTCCGTTAACAGCCAATAATATCATTAATAGTCtcaattaaatataaaactcaaaaagccccaaaacagTCCGCTGAGTCCCGCAGATCTTCATCCTGGATCACCGCTGAAAACGTCCAGAAACCCCCCCAGTGTCTGTGCAAAGTACCCGCTCTGAGCCCCGCTGTCCCCGGTCAGATCGGCATAGTCCTCCCGGTCTGTGCCGCTCCGTCCCGGGTCAGATCGGCATAGTCCTCCCGGTCTGAGCCCCTCCATCCCCGGTCAGATCGGCATAGTCTTCCCGGTCTGTGCCGCTCCGTCCCGGGTCAGATCGGCATAGTCCTCCCGGTCTGTGCCGCTCCGTCCCGGGTCAGATCGGCATAGTCTTCCCGGTCTGTGCCGCTCCGTCCCCGGTCAGATCGGCATAGTCTTCCCGGTAACCGTCCGCTTGATGGCGGACGCCGCCATGCCCCCCATGAAGCGGATCCCGGCGCTGCCCCCCGGCAGCAGCGACACCACGTAGCCGCCGATCACCGCGACCTGCAGCGCGGCTCCCAGCGCCGTCAGCACGGTGCTGTGGAGGCTCAGCGCCGCGTACAGGGTCCCCCCCAGGGCGCACAGGTACACCGCGGCCCCGGGGGACGTGTGCAGCCCGGAGGCGAGTCTGCTGGGCCCGCGCAGCACCGCCGCGGCGGCGATGGCGAACAGCGAACCGAGCGACCACAGCAGCGCGAACTTGCGCGCgtagagcagcagcagcggcgcGTACAGCGCGGACAGCCCGAAGCACAGCGCGGAGAAGCACGCGCACACGCCGAAGGCCACGAGCCGCTGGCGGCGGCTCATGCCCGGCAGACAGGGGTCCGGCTCGGCCGACCACGGCCAGGAAAAGCCGCTGTTTCCACCGGAGCTCGGGCCGGACTGGCCGGTCCCGCGGCTCCCGCCGGACCAGCGGCTCGACCACCGCCCGAACCAGCTGCCCGGGACCGGCTCCGGGTCGTCCAGGTCCACCGTGGTGCTGGAGCTGGACTGGGAGATGGTCCGGGCTCCGGATCCTTTAGACTGGGACAGGTATTCCTGCAGCTGTCGGTTCAGTTCCGCCATGACGGAGGAAGCTAACTGGCTAACTGGCTAACTGCTTCCGGCAGACATGCCCCGCCCCCACAggacatcaacatcaacatctgGGTCAGTTCTGACAGACATGCCCCGCCTCCACAGGACATCAACATCCGGGTCAGTTCTGCACTAGAACAGGTAGAATATTaactataatatataaaaagttGTTTCTTGTCAAcagtttcttcatttttgtgaCATCAGTATTTAATCTCAGTATATTGTTAATATCACTAACACCAGTATGTTGTATTTACATTAGTTTAACACTATTTCCGACaattctttaacattttttatctcttttcaacagttccttccttccttcccgtCACTAACACATCTCCACTAGTTTACactgtgtactttttttttcgTTGTTAAATCTCATTAATGTGAAATTAAATCATCTTTTGTCCGAGtttttttgaggaataagactccAGGAAGCAGAGACCTGGTCTATAAAGCAGAGACCTGGTCCAGGAAGCAGAGACCTGGTCCAGG
Proteins encoded:
- the sft2d3 gene encoding vesicle transport protein SFT2C, which codes for MAELNRQLQEYLSQSKGSGARTISQSSSSTTVDLDDPEPVPGSWFGRWSSRWSGGSRGTGQSGPSSGGNSGFSWPWSAEPDPCLPGMSRRQRLVAFGVCACFSALCFGLSALYAPLLLLYARKFALLWSLGSLFAIAAAAVLRGPSRLASGLHTSPGAAVYLCALGGTLYAALSLHSTVLTALGAALQVAVIGGYVVSLLPGGSAGIRFMGGMAASAIKRTVTGKTMPI